The sequence AGCTCCTCCACCCATTCAGCCACTTCCTCGGCCAACGCTTTCTCGGCAGCGCTGGCGTTGGGTGGCGGGGCGATCTGGTGCGGCGTGGCCACCACCACGGCAGCGCGCTTGTCCAGCTCGGCATAAACGTGGCCATCGCGCTCCAGCATGTCGTCGGCCAGGTCGAGCTGGGCCATTGGCTGACCCTGCTCGGCGTCTTGCAGGATGCTGGCCAGTCGTGCTGGGGTCAGCCCTTTGGCCGGGTGGGTGGCCCAGTCGCGCTGCAACATCGCCACGCGGGCGGTCTGCTGCTCTTGCATCGGAGCCACCTCAAACGGGCGGCCGTGCTGATCAACGATGGTGCTGGCAGGCATGGTCAGGCTTTCGCGGTTTTAAGCCCATTGGCAGGGCTGGTGCCTCCAACCCCCTGCCGCGCGCCTGACAACGGCCTGTAAACGTTTATAAACAGTTTAGGCGGGCTATTGCGGCGCACGATTGGGATGCGGCGGCGGGTGTTGTGGAGGGAGCGGGCTAAATCCGCTCTCGGTCAAGATCAAAGGCGTGCCAGTCGTCTTCATTGCCTGGGCCATCGCGGCGGCGCTCTTCGGGCTGTTCTGCCCAGGCGCTAGCGGTAGCCGGCAGCGGGATGAAGTCGATCTCGCCCACCTCGCGGGCAAAGGCGTACACCAGCAGCAGCAGCGCAATGGCAAAGTCGCCGTGACGCTTTTGGCCCTTGCCACCGCCTTCGGCCGCAGCGGCGCGGGCGCCGGCGCTTTGCATCGTTTCCTCGGGCAACACGGGCACGCCGCGTTTGTCCAGCGCGAAGCTGCGCAGGTCATCGCGCAGGTGCTCATCGCGGGGGATGCCGTCCAGCGTCCCATCCTCCAGGCCCGCTTTGAGCTTAGGCATGTTGGCCAGGTAGAACTGGGCGGTGAACTTCACACCCTCCACCAACATGGCGCCGTAACGCTGCGCAGCGGCCTCGGCGTGCTCCGAGCCGTTGCCCGAGGCATCCAGCGCCGCACCGCGCCAGCGCGGCAGGTGGTCGATGATGTGCCAGAGGATTTGCCGTTGCACCGAAAACGGCGCGTTGCCCAGCTCCAGCACCAGGCGCACGCGCTTGATGAGGTCGGCGCCCTCTTCACCCACCGCGATGACGCTCAAGTGACCACTGCGCGCAAAGTCTTGCCCCAGGGCATGGGGGCGTTGCGGATTCAGGCGGCGTAGGTGCGGGGTGACAAACTCGGCCAGCCAGCCGGCCACTGCGTGGGTGCGCACATCCTCGGGGAGGAAGGCAAACCCATCGCCCCAGCGTTTGCGGATGATCACCGGGCCGGTGGGCGCAGCGGGCCACGGTGCGGTCATGCGCTGGCTGATGAGTTCCAGACTGAGGTAGCGGCTGCCGCTGTTGCTGGGGATCACGTCCAGCTCCTCGGCGGCGCCATCGCCGTACAGCTTGCGGGCTCCATCGGCCCACGCCTTTTCGGCCTCTGGGGTGTAGGTCAGGCCTTTGCGCAGGCACACGCGCTTGTATAGGCCCGCTTCCACTGCCTCGTCAAACGTGACGCGGTGGACATTGGCTTGTGTGGGGGGCCCACGCTTGCCCGCGCGGATGTCTTGGATCAACTCGTTGAACGGGTTATCTGCCCCGTCATGCGTGCTGATGATGCGCACCTTATCGCCCCACAACAGCATGGCCAGCGCGGCTTTGAGCAGTGCGGCCAGGTCGGGGGCAAATGCGGCCTCATCGATGACGATCACGCCCTGCTTACCGCGTAGGTTGTTGGGGCGGCTGGACAGCGCCACGATGCGCCGCCCGGTGGCCGGGAAGCTCACCTCATAGGTTTTGATCAGTCGCTGCTGGCCGGAAGTGGGGTCTTTGCCGTCGTCAAAGATGCCCTCGCCGATTTGGCTGGCCACATAGCTGAACGCCTTGGCCCACATGGCCACGGCTTCGATGTACTCCCGCGCCATGTCGTGGTTGGCGGAGATGTAAAACACGTTGCTCCCCCCCTCGCTGGCAGCAATCAGCACGTTGTCGGCCGCTTCTGCCCAGGTCATCCCCGTGCGGCGGCTTTTCTCCATGACCTTGAGCTGCGCCGAGTCTTCCAGCCAGCGCTGCTGGTAGGCCAGCAGCACGGGTGGTGGGGCATCATCAGCGGCGCCGGGGGCGAGCAGGGACAGC is a genomic window of Vitreoscilla filiformis containing:
- a CDS encoding terminase large subunit domain-containing protein — encoded protein: MTHPAQIPAPLSLLAPGAADDAPPPVLLAYQQRWLEDSAQLKVMEKSRRTGMTWAEAADNVLIAASEGGSNVFYISANHDMAREYIEAVAMWAKAFSYVASQIGEGIFDDGKDPTSGQQRLIKTYEVSFPATGRRIVALSSRPNNLRGKQGVIVIDEAAFAPDLAALLKAALAMLLWGDKVRIISTHDGADNPFNELIQDIRAGKRGPPTQANVHRVTFDEAVEAGLYKRVCLRKGLTYTPEAEKAWADGARKLYGDGAAEELDVIPSNSGSRYLSLELISQRMTAPWPAAPTGPVIIRKRWGDGFAFLPEDVRTHAVAGWLAEFVTPHLRRLNPQRPHALGQDFARSGHLSVIAVGEEGADLIKRVRLVLELGNAPFSVQRQILWHIIDHLPRWRGAALDASGNGSEHAEAAAQRYGAMLVEGVKFTAQFYLANMPKLKAGLEDGTLDGIPRDEHLRDDLRSFALDKRGVPVLPEETMQSAGARAAAAEGGGKGQKRHGDFAIALLLLVYAFAREVGEIDFIPLPATASAWAEQPEERRRDGPGNEDDWHAFDLDRERI